The genomic DNA GGTATCCGCATTTTTACCTCGGTCCAAATATCCTTGGCAGATGCGGAACACGTGCCTTCCTTATCTCCCGCTCGAGTCCGTCATCCTGAACTGCATCCCTGTCATTACCAAACTACTAGTATTCCAAGCGCGACTCGTTTACTTTTCTTCTCATCTACTcccaccaccatccagatATTGTTTGACGTTTTCAGATCTTGGCGGTACAAACTGAGACCCCTTCGGGACTCGATGTTCCCGGCGCGCCCTTCCGCAGAGATGAAGTCAACATCGAAATCGCATAACTCTATGGCTGCAGTGCTATTGCAGCCATCCAAATGGCTCCCTCTTTACGAAGAATTTGTAACGAAAAATGCCAGCTCCGTGGGACAGGTGGAATCTGCGTTGAGATCTTTGACATACATCATTCCAGGTTAGCCCAAGCCTCAAGACCTGACGGCGCAAGTAACAACAAGTAACGAGAATTGTTTTCACTACGCAGGACGTTACAGAGACTCGGAGATATCATCAGAATGTGGTATGTCAGAAATCTAGTCTGAAACCGTGACTACTATCCATCTGATGCTTTGAACAGTCCATTCTGGAGTACAACTTTTGTCGCTGTACCATGACTCCCTTGTCTCACGAGTTATCTCGAGACTCCCGTCCACAATTCCTCGACCGGCACCGACACCGCATTCTCGATACACAAAGTATTGGACCTCTCATTCTTCATTATATCACCGGGTGGCCCTTTCTTTGCAGATGATTCAATACACAGAGTTGTTGTGGGAAATGGTTGCGCGACGCCGAGGCCAAAAGACCCGTTGGCATGTGGTAATCTTGATTGAAATTGCAAAAGCGATTTGTCGCCTGCTTCTACTTCGCCTAACGAATTCTCGGCTGCTAGTAAGCCCCCCTTTGCCTGAGCGTGAGGTGGATCCAAGGTCTgcggaagatgaggagggtgATTGGAACGGGGTGCAAACGCCAGCGAATGAGAGATCTTCTGATTTGAGCTGGACCATGCCCCGCACGGGGATGTCATTGCCATCTCTTCCGAATGTGAACGATGTATCAAACTACCTTATTTCCAAGGTACTTACGGCCGACGATATCAAACCCCCGAAAGCACTTTTGCATAGAATTACGGGGCAGGGCCAACTGGCTGAAGTTCTATATATTCTTCGGCCAGTGATATACGCGCTGGCGATGCAGAAATGGAGCGGAGATAAGCGAAGCTGGAGGCCCTGGCTAATTGGATTCGGGATGGAGTACGGATGCCGGCAGCTAGCTAAGACAGATTTCAGAGAACGGGTTGCTGGTGGCCTTCGTGGACTTACGGGCTTAGAACGCGAAGAATTGAGAAAGAGAGGTTGGGCAATGAGCTGGTGGATCATGCGAGGCGCGTTCTATGAGAACATTACCAAGTATGTGTTCCTTTAACCATTAATATCAGGCAAAGGAATGATGAAACTGACAACAACCAGGTCTTGGCTGAGATCATTGACCGATAAGATGAAGGGCAAACCACTACTTGACTTGGTCGGCAGCGTTATTGAGGACTACGAATACCTCTGGGATAATTACTATTTCCCGACGGCGACCCTGTGACCCTCTTCCTAATAATCACTGGTCGTCATCAGCCCTGAAGGATTCTGCACTAGCAGACTGTCGCATGTCACGGAAGCTTTCTATATTTCTTGCCTGTAAAAATAGGGAGTTCGATTGGAGATACCCGGGCGGATTTGGGATAATTAGCGACTAATCTTGTTTTTGCTGCGAATATCACATGAAACGGGGTATCACTAAATTATGCAGTACCTAATCTTATATAATAATAAATACATTCAAGTTCTTGTTCTCACAGAACTTCTGCCATTTTGTGACCATACCAACCCCCCAACTCTCGCTCTGTACCCTTCGCGGTTCCGGTGGAAAGAAACTCACTAAGCCGCATACCCTCATCTTCTTCTACGGGCCACTCGACCCTAACTCCTCCTTTTAGCTCCAACATCTCTTTTGCAGTGCCCCAACTGAACCGGCATTCATTGCCCCATCCGAAGATAGGGTCCATGTTTCGCCGGAGCCAACCGGCACATTTAGAATCTGAAGGATAGCCACTACCCCAGCCCTCTGTGGTGATAACTTGCTCCGACATCTGCTGAGTGGCGAGTATCGTTTCGTAACAATTCTCTAACGCAATGTCTCTGGTCACTTTCGCAACGACACTGGCAGCGCTAACGCAAGGATATAGGGAGTCGGCTTTTTTTGCTACCGTAATTTTGAGAGATGGAAATATGCGCTCCAACTTCTGTTGGTACGTTCCCGGGTTTCCGATAGTATCAATGTATACCTCTTTGACGACCACCTTCCGCTCCTCCACGATTCCCCGGATGATTTCGACTGTGGCGTCCATCGCCTGCGCATTGAGATTATAGATCCCGGCCCCGGGCCGCATCATGCCCGACGATATGTCGCGCGCGGAAAGAAGTTTTGTCGCCCACCCACAAGACTCGAAGAGTGGGTTTCCCTGTGTGCAAATCAATCGCATCAAGTTGGCTCGTACCGCAGGTGTGAGAACTTTGCTGTCATCGAATCTATATGCTCGAGCCAGGAGGGAATGATGGAGTTCCGCAGGCAAGTAGAAAGCACTGTAGACCATCGGTCCTAGCACTGGACCACGGCCGGCTTCGTCGACACCCAAGACACATGGAGTAGTACTAGGGCTTTGTGTTGAATCTTGAGTCGCAATCGCAGCGGGACACGGAGAGTAATGCGAAAAGGACTCTCCGGAAAATAGGCGGCTGCGGTCTATActgggaggaagaaaagggacaTTGGTATCATCGTTCGTCGTGGTCGAAGTCTCGCCGTGGAGGGCATCAACAGGGTCTTCCATGTTATCTGCCATGCTCATTTGATGATTTTCGAAATAAGACCAGTAGCAATAGTTCAGAACTATTCACGGTAGCGAATATATTAGAAGAGATGGGTCAAAAAAACAGGAAAACTCCTTCGTTGTCAGAGAAGTACATAACGCAGACGCGTCGACCGTTCCGGGTTAGCGGCGCGCGTCTTTTTGCCGCCTTGTCCGGAAGTCAGTCTTCTCCAAGTCCCCTCCGCAGCCGTCAACTACCAGCGCATTACTTTTGTACACGCCCTCCTTCTTTTTTGCTTCATGTCTCTGTGATATTAGCAGCCGTGGACCCCCCCATCCTACGTGATTTCCGCCTTCTTAGCGACTCTGTGCATTCGAATTCCGGTCGAGAAAGCCGGAACAGGGCGTTTTTGTCCGCACGCACTCGTGAGggaccttttttttttcttcgctCTTTCTTCCACGAATTAATATCGATCACACCTACGCGTAAATCCCACCGTTGAAAATGGCTCCTCGAGGAGCAGCGAAAACCCGCGAATACGATTATTCCAACGTAGGAAAGGCTGGAAGGTAAGCTTACCTGATTTGGGGGGAGTCAGTATCTGCAGCGGGGAAACTAATATAAGCGATGCGCGGATATAGGCGCACAGGTATCACGCTGAAAGAAGGTAGACGCGATGAACATGGCATGGAAGAGATTGACGGGATGTTTTCGTCCCCTGAGAAGTCCCCTGCCAATGAAAATGGGTTTAATAACGGCAACGATATGGGTTCGGATGGCATGTCAATGGATGAGGGTATGGCTTTTGTTCTCTCTTTCAATCCAATATCTCCGGGCTGATGTCTTTTGCTAGGAAATGCACCTGGCCCCGCAGATTTTCTAAATGGCAGACGCGCATCATACTTTCCGCCCCCCGTTGCGCGATCACCTATGAAGACTGGCCTCACAGGGTCACCGCGGAGGACTCCGGGGTTGCGATCTTCCGCCAGCCCGCAACGTGACCATCCTTCGTCCAGTCCATCTGCTGGTAAATCACGGGTTAATGCGAAAGGAAATTCGCAACGTGACGTCTCCCCACTTTCGCATCGCTCCGTTAATGCGCCGTCTTCAATCCATGCGAATGGTTTGCGGAACAAAAATAAAGCGAATATCAGAACATCAGAACCAGCAGCGACAGATGATTTCTCGGACAGCGACGCAAACAGCCAGTTTATCGGCGACGAAAATGCAGATTCATTCGAGCAGACCCGCGACGATTTCGCTGATAATTTCGCTGCTGGCGACGATACCCTATTGGAAGACGAAGCTCCGCAAGCCGTAGAGGAGCAGGATCAAGAGGGCACGGATCCGGATAGTCCGGGCATGTCTTTCGAGTCGCGCAGAACAGAACAACCTAGGAGTACTACAACGAAAACTAAGAGGTCGGCTTCGGGCAACAATGGCCAGATTCAAACCACCGCACAACAGAACGACACCCACGAGCGGGAATTCGCATCGAAACCAAAGCGCCCCGGTCGACCCCCAAAGGCGCAGCGCAAGGCCAACGAGGAACCCGAAAATCACAGACCGTCAAAGAAAGTGAGAACTTCCGCGGATCGGACCACAGGAGGCGTGAAGGCAACGGGGAATCCTCAAATCGACCATATAACGGATACATACGCAAAACGACAGACGGGGCCCACCAAGGGACGGAGCCTGTATATCCTCAAACACGAAGCACCCGCAGAGGACACCGCGGCCCGCACACGATCAGGACGAGTGTCAATCAAACCTCTTGCTTTTTGGAAAAACGAAAAATGTGTATTCGGAGATGGGGAGGTTGCCGAGGGCGATCGATTTCCTCATGCGACAGTCAAAGAAGTTATCCGTACCGAAGAAATTGAACCCGAGTATAAGAAAACAAAGTCAGGCAAACGGCGATCGAAGAAATCGAAAAGCAAGGACATTGAATCGGAGGATGAGAATGAAGATCATGCCGACGGATGGGAAAAAGACAACGGCGTTCTTCACGGGTACATCAGGAAATGGGACCCTGAGACTCAGGCAGGtatcgatgaagaagaggttcTCGGTAAGTTCATCTTGCTTCCAATCCCATTTGGCGCATATGTTGATAGATGGGGTGTAGATATCGCATACGCACCTTCTGGGATCGAGACAAGGGATGTCAAGGATGCAACATTTCGGTTTGCGAAGCTTCTCAGTTCCCCATTTCTGGGATCCGGGATAGTCGAGTTACCGCCTGGGGGCGTCAAAAAGCCTAAGAATTCAAAGAAGATGCATATGGTCTTTTATGTCTGTCATGGTCGAGTGCAGGTTGATATATCTGGGGTACAATTCAGTGTCGGAAAGGGTAGTGTATTCCAGGTTCCCAGAGGTTTGTTTTCCATTTACCTTGTTTTTGTTTCCGTCCCCGCAACTCCTTCTAACATCGAATTGTATAGGCAACTATTACAGCTTTGCCAATATTTATGGGTTCGATGCCCGACTATTTTTCACGCAGGGATGCGTCCCAGCAGAGAATGAAAACCTGGCTTCCGAATCAGCTTCGAAGCCAACTGCTATGGAAGGCGAATCCACCGCGGACGTTGGTCGTCCTACAAAAGGCAGGCCTAAAGGCAGCAAAAACGGCCCAAAGGGCGGCCCTAAGGGCTCCAAGGGCGCTAAGCAAAAGGCCAGTGGTGGGTCAAAAGCATCCTAGTCATGATATTTGAACGATCGTTTAAACACCAATTACCTGTTTTCCTCCTTTGATACCAAGGCTGCTGTGGCTACTAGCAGCCTCGTCTTTGTCTTCTTCATTGTCCggccttttttcttttttctttgatgcctatttcttttcttttctttttttttttggaagcCCATGAGGGTCATTTGTGTTCGAATTAGCGATTCAATGTATGGTTAATGGGACGGCCATGTGCATTTATATTAGCACCTTTTTCATGCGGGCAAATTTTGAAAGCGGAACACTGGAGTGAATGGATTTATCTCGAACATTTTGAATGATATTAACttatacagagtacactaTATTATATTCGGTTATTCCGTCGTCAGACACGTCGATTTCCTGTATCAAATGAATCATATTTCCTCCATCAATTCGTCTTCAAGGTCGTCATCTAATCTCAGAGGAGGGAAATCCCCCACTTCAACCTTCTCCGGCTTGACAAAGACACCCGTCTTGTTGGGGCACTCAAAGTAGCGCTTACCACCGACGCTGCCATCGTTCTTCCCCGTCGGCTCATCAAGCTCGATGCCAACCCAGATCGGCAAGGAACCTTGATCCAGCCCGTTATCTACTGTACTCACCCCCGGGAAGGGGATTGTTTGCACTGGCCCAACGAAACGGATAGTCCCGCGCCGAATATGCGGTGGTGACGAGGGGAGTACAATAGCCCGCTTCGAAACGGCAATGTCTGTattggtgttacaagccatccCCTTGACCGTGGTAACAGATAGGATTCTCATCTCACCTCTTTTTTGAACATCAATCCTGTCCTTCTCAGCCTGATTCCGCATCGCCTCCTCCGGCGGAACGGCAGTAGGATCAAACCGCCCCAACTTCTGATTCTTCTTCCACGCCAGCACCGAATTCGGCAGCGTCTCATATGTCGACTCCGGCAGCATATACTTCTCTACAGCCGAGAGATCAGTAAAGTTCGGCCGCGCAGCCGCAGGCCGCGTATCATGAACTTCAATTTCACTCCCCTTCATCAGCCCCCAGTCCCCAATGACCGTGTCATCGCCGTCAACCCATTGATTCGGGCGGCCGGGTGTCTTGAGTTGTAGTCGCTGGCTACCTGGGGGGACACCGGTCATGGTCTCCAGCTTGGCTTTTAGCTGGTTGACGGTCCATGTTGGGGTGATGCGGCGTTCTGTGAGGAAGCCTGGTTCATTGgagttgctgctgttgccgGCAGAGGTGATGATGACGGAGATGTCAGTGGGGGTCGGTTGAAATGCCATTACTTGTTCTTTGGTGCAATGTAGTCCAGGGAATTTGGGGTTGATTTGAAATCTTATTGAAAGTCAGATTGTGTTCCTAGAAAGTCGTGGAAGAATATGAAAAAGGGGAAGCGGAGATGAGATGAGGAGAAAGACAACACAGCAAGTTCAAGCGGATCAAATTGATTTTTATTCAGAGAGAACAATCCAAGtaaagcagcagcagtctTTAATGAAGAAAGATAGACTGGTGAGAGAAACGATTGACAGGGAACCGAATGGGGAAGTTGGCAACAAATTCAACAAATGCACAAAGACGGGTAGTTCCCGAATATTTTTAAGCACTCACTCACCTTTAGCTGCAATGTTTTATTTTCAATTTCATACAAGTGATGGATATTCTCGAGTGGACATCAATTGATGACCTCAAAGAACAACTGGTGATGATCAGTCAGCCACTGTACAGCATAGTACGTATCAAGAATTCAGCACCGAAACTTACCGAAAAGACACCAGATAATTCCTTTCAAACCATTCAGACACAGCAGAAGTACGCAGAAGAAGCCAGCGAAAAGTACTGCTGACTGAGAAAATCTCCGAGCCACGTG from Aspergillus chevalieri M1 DNA, chromosome 1, nearly complete sequence includes the following:
- the PEX16 gene encoding peroxisomal membrane protein PEX16 (COG:U;~EggNog:ENOG410PIYK;~InterPro:IPR013919;~PFAM:PF08610) → MFPARPSAEMKSTSKSHNSMAAVLLQPSKWLPLYEEFVTKNASSVGQVESALRSLTYIIPGRYRDSEISSECVHSGVQLLSLYHDSLVSRVISRLPSTIPRPAPTPHSRYTKYWTSHSSLYHRVALSLQMIQYTELLWEMVARRRGQKTRWHVVILIEIAKAICRLLLLRLTNSRLLVSPPLPEREVDPRSAEDEEGDWNGVQTPANERSSDLSWTMPRTGMSLPSLPNVNDVSNYLISKVLTADDIKPPKALLHRITGQGQLAEVLYILRPVIYALAMQKWSGDKRSWRPWLIGFGMEYGCRQLAKTDFRERVAGGLRGLTGLEREELRKRGWAMSWWIMRGAFYENITKSWLRSLTDKMKGKPLLDLVGSVIEDYEYLWDNYYFPTATL
- a CDS encoding ribonuclease H2 catalytic subunit RNH201 (BUSCO:EOG09263OWL;~COG:L;~EggNog:ENOG410PJ2H;~InterPro:IPR012337,IPR024567,IPR001352,IPR004649, IPR023160,IPR036397;~PFAM:PF01351;~go_function: GO:0003676 - nucleic acid binding [Evidence IEA];~go_function: GO:0003723 - RNA binding [Evidence IEA];~go_function: GO:0004523 - RNA-DNA hybrid ribonuclease activity [Evidence IEA];~go_process: GO:0016070 - RNA metabolic process [Evidence IEA]), whose protein sequence is MSMADNMEDPVDALHGETSTTTNDDTNVPFLPPSIDRSRLFSGESFSHYSPCPAAIATQDSTQSPSTTPCVLGVDEAGRGPVLGPMVYSAFYLPAELHHSLLARAYRFDDSKVLTPAVRANLMRLICTQGNPLFESCGWATKLLSARDISSGMMRPGAGIYNLNAQAMDATVEIIRGIVEERKVVVKEVYIDTIGNPGTYQQKLERIFPSLKITVAKKADSLYPCVSAASVVAKVTRDIALENCYETILATQQMSEQVITTEGWGSGYPSDSKCAGWLRRNMDPIFGWGNECRFSWGTAKEMLELKGGVRVEWPVEEDEGMRLSEFLSTGTAKGTERELGGWYGHKMAEVL
- a CDS encoding Cupin domain protein (COG:O;~EggNog:ENOG410PP80;~InterPro:IPR028929,IPR025974,IPR028386,IPR014710, IPR011051;~PFAM:PF15624,PF11699;~go_component: GO:0000776 - kinetochore [Evidence IEA];~go_function: GO:0019237 - centromeric DNA binding [Evidence IEA];~go_process: GO:0051382 - kinetochore assembly [Evidence IEA]), with the protein product MAPRGAAKTREYDYSNVGKAGRRTGITLKEGRRDEHGMEEIDGMFSSPEKSPANENGFNNGNDMGSDGMSMDEGNAPGPADFLNGRRASYFPPPVARSPMKTGLTGSPRRTPGLRSSASPQRDHPSSSPSAGKSRVNAKGNSQRDVSPLSHRSVNAPSSIHANGLRNKNKANIRTSEPAATDDFSDSDANSQFIGDENADSFEQTRDDFADNFAAGDDTLLEDEAPQAVEEQDQEGTDPDSPGMSFESRRTEQPRSTTTKTKRSASGNNGQIQTTAQQNDTHEREFASKPKRPGRPPKAQRKANEEPENHRPSKKVRTSADRTTGGVKATGNPQIDHITDTYAKRQTGPTKGRSLYILKHEAPAEDTAARTRSGRVSIKPLAFWKNEKCVFGDGEVAEGDRFPHATVKEVIRTEEIEPEYKKTKSGKRRSKKSKSKDIESEDENEDHADGWEKDNGVLHGYIRKWDPETQAGIDEEEVLDIAYAPSGIETRDVKDATFRFAKLLSSPFLGSGIVELPPGGVKKPKNSKKMHMVFYVCHGRVQVDISGVQFSVGKGSVFQVPRGNYYSFANIYGFDARLFFTQGCVPAENENLASESASKPTAMEGESTADVGRPTKGRPKGSKNGPKGGPKGSKGAKQKASGGSKAS
- a CDS encoding tubulin-folding cofactor B (BUSCO:EOG0926505R;~COG:O;~EggNog:ENOG410PF90;~InterPro:IPR029071,IPR036859,IPR000938,IPR000626;~PFAM:PF14560,PF01302;~go_function: GO:0005515 - protein binding [Evidence IEA]); the encoded protein is MAFQPTPTDISVIITSAGNSSNSNEPGFLTERRITPTWTVNQLKAKLETMTGVPPGSQRLQLKTPGRPNQWVDGDDTVIGDWGLMKGSEIEVHDTRPAAARPNFTDLSAVEKYMLPESTYETLPNSVLAWKKNQKLGRFDPTAVPPEEAMRNQAEKDRIDVQKRDIAVSKRAIVLPSSPPHIRRGTIRFVGPVQTIPFPGVSTVDNGLDQGSLPIWVGIELDEPTGKNDGSVGGKRYFECPNKTGVFVKPEKVEVGDFPPLRLDDDLEDELMEEI